The DNA segment ctAACTCGTTATGAACCCGAACTTAAATCTTTGATCGCGGCTTTAAATCTTGAACCAATCTTTTTTCTTTCCTCTTAAAATATTCGTGCCCTTATGCTTCTGCTCGTGCGTCAGACTTCGCGTCCAGCTCCTTTCTGTCGTATATGTCTCTTTTCGCCTCTGTATATGCGTTCCCCCTAAAAAATAATAGGAATCCCCCTCCAAATTAATGTCTGCGTCCTATATATCCTATTCtaagtaggttttttttttcttttaatatatTGTCTTCTTTTTCCTTAGGATTTTTCCTTTTTGCTTTTTTAATAATCCACCACTTGTTATCAAAGCCCAAACAAACAGTACCCCTCGAAAGTAAATTGCATATGTCGGCCCAATGTGCAGACATTGATTTTGGCAGCCCATTTGATGCTTTCAACCAAATTAATGTTATATAGATAAGTGGGCTCGACCAATCAAGAAAAATAGTGGCGATTTTAGTTCAGTCATTGGGCCCTACTCTACTCAACTGGCAGGTTATTTCCATATTACTCTTTTTTGCTCCATTCGCACCAGGACCTAGCCAAACACAAAACAATGTAGtataatactaaaactaaataaaaacaagagttaaatgcttggttagtccctgtggtttgcaaaaatttcatacttggtcctagtggtttactaattacacgtgtggtcccaaaagttgtcaaaaatgaactcggttggtcccttGACCTAACCtttgttaaatttctcagttaagtatgtgtgaaatgactatattacccttgaacaactgaaagaaataaaaatatatatatataaagaaccTGCAACTACCTCCGTCTTCTTCAACCTCTCTCTAAAAAAACTCTaacaccaccacctcctccaccttCACAACCCACcacaaccaagcatttaactctaagATAAATCACAACAGTGCTTCTCTAGTAACTTTGAATAGAAACGTATTATGGACTGGGTCAGCCTTTTAACACCTGTGATAATAAAAAgacttaggtgctgtttgttttttctgaggtaaaacgtctgcagtctgcggaccacatctgcaaacATCTGTAGCAGAAGTgctggaccaaatgtctgcagtctgcaagaagaagactgtttgtttttttacttCTGCAAACTGCTGAAATAAACTGAAATATAAATAAACTGATTTATTAAACTTAAAAGAGTTTTTCAACATTCAAACTTAAATAATAGTTATACAATACTTAAATAATATTCATAAAAAAGacaataacattttttttaaagcATTGTATCCGTGCTTTGCATTAACTGCTCAGCAATCTCATCTCGTAACTGATTCATATATTCTCGATCCGATGCGGTACCATGTGCTTCAACCTCGTCTTCACCAGCATTAACGTGCACTTGCGTATTATGCACCGAAACATTGGGTTGATTCTATTCTGTAAACAATTCATCGCTCAAACCCTCTTTCCTTATAAAATTATGTAGCGCGAAACATGCAATAGTAATGTTCCTTTGTGTAACCAATGGAAATGGTGCCATCCTCTTCAAAATACGGAATCTTGCTTTCAAGACACCAAAGGCACGCTCAATTACGTTCCGAAGTCTTGCATGAGCATGGTTAAATTTCTCTTTATTAGTCAATGCACGTCTTCGGCGAAAATCTCCTAGCCAATACCTCACATTACGATATGGAGCCATAAATCCTCGTATGTGTGCATACGCGGCATCACAAAGATAATACTTGTCTGTAAAGATATACAATTATTTTAGAAAAGTAAACCAAGTGATAAATATCTAAAAGAACATAAACATACCTTGTGGTGGAAACGGGAATGGTGCATCTGGATCTGATAATGCCTCTGATAATATTCTTGCATCATGTGCTACACCTTCCCAGCCGGCCACGACGAACGTAAAAATCATGTTGAAGTCACAAATTGCTAATACGTTTTGATAACAATCTCCTTTTCCTCTTCCTCTATATAAATCTTGTTTACTAGTAGGGACAACAGCATGTATTAAAGTTCCATCTAGTGCACCAACCGCTCCTTTAAAAACCCGTCGTAGTCTCTTGTTATGTCCCGGTACGTTTGGATTAGGATTGAAAGAAGTTGGTACTATCATTTCTTTGGCAAAGAGCATCATTTTATCCAACACTTCATAAAAATATTTATGAATTGTTTGCTTTGAGTGTTGAAATCTACGCTTGATAACTACATATCGTTGATTATGACCGATTATCATCAAAAACATAGCCATCTTCTCCTCAACCGATACATGTTTACTATCCTCTAACgaataatttactctaaaatgtGCACATAGTCGGACAAATGACTCACGAGACATACGTAGAAGATCAATGCATTGTTTGGGATTTCCTGTCAATAACTCTAACGTGTATTTATGTCCCGTCATACGCGAATCATTATCTCgcattcgttttaaacctctctTCCAAAAAAACCGGACATACAAGTACATAAGAATAACGAGAAGTAATTTCTTATTATAATCCATTATGAACCTGTTTTAACAATTATAAACAACTAAAAGCATAAGCATAAACCAAAGGATACAATCATAAACCAAAAGCATACAATGTCAAACATAAAAGCATACAATGTCTAAAACATAAACGAAAAGCATACAATGTCAATGATGCAATTTCCAGTGGCAGTATTTCCATCAAACAATTCTGCACAAAGTTCTGGAAAAGGCAATGGAACTGTCTTCAATGATGCAGCCTTCGGATGCCCCTAAAcccaaagtaaaaaaaaaatattgttataaactttttttttagaATTATGTTTAAAATTTATATAAATGAACATAccttcttaaattcttcccattcctCGTTCGTTAAGCTAAAAGTATTTGTTTGAGGGTTGTATATGTTGCCGGTTTTGTTTTTCAAATACACCCAACCTACGTATTTGGCTTTTAGATTATCATATGCATTCTTCATTTGTTTTTGTGTTAAATCCAAGCCAAACTTTTCCTTAAGAACTTTTCCTAATATATTCCACGAGTCTTTATGCAAACTCAAGCCTTTTCTACCCACCGTGTGTATCTCTTCAATGCAAGTCTCTAATAAGCATTTTAGATGGTCGTTTGACCATTGTTGTTTCTCTCCCATTTCTACTAATCATGTAAATCCAAAACATAAGCGAAGCGAAGCGAAAGCGAAAATTATATTCAAACAAACAAAAATCCTTAATTAAACGATTCATCAATAAGCATAAGCGAAGCGAAATATTCCAAAACACCCAACATCtatattccaaaacataagcGAAGCGAAGCGAAAGCGAAAATTATATTCAAACAAACAAAATCCTTAATCAAACAATTCATCAATAAGCATCTATGTACCAAAACATCTATAAGCATAACCAAAATTCATCAATAAGCACCTATGTACCAAAACATTTATACATATGACTGAAATCAAGTGGGTTTAATAGCATCCAATTCAGCCAACAAAAATAACAGATGCAAGTTACCCATTTCTTATAATAATTTCAGCCAACAACTTAAAAAAGCATAACTCAATTCATAACAACAGATCGAAAAAAAAATCAAtgaaagttggaggatgagtggAGATAAAGGGGGCTCCATGACCAACAAAAATAACAGTTGCAAATTACAAATTTCTTATAAATAATTGATAAAATCaatgaccaaaaaaaaaaataacaacagATCGAAAAAATCCATtgaaagttggaggatgagtggAGATAAAGGGGGCTCCATGACCAACAAAAATAACAGTTGCAAATTACAAATTTCTTATAAATAATTTCAGCCAATAATTCGTAAGAACAATTTACCTTAGATGTTGGAGGATGAGTGGAGATACAAGGGGGCTCGGCGGTGGTGCTCGGCGGTGGTGCTCGGGTTTTGAGGTCGGCTGAAAGAATGGAGAAGCAGGGGAGGAGGTCGGCTGAAAGAATGGAGAAGAAGGGGAGGAGCATGGCGGTGGTGCTCAGGCGGCGTCGCAGAGGCTGAAGGTGGAGGTGGAGGAGTAGGGGAGGAGGTCGGCTGAAAGAATGGAgaagagaactagggttttgaaagTTTTGGGAAGAGGTTGAAGAGGTATGTGAAGATGTAAAACAAGATCTGGCCGAGGAAGAGGTGCTGAAGAGGTTTTTTAATGAATTGTCTTCTGAAAAACAAACAAGCTTCAGACCCCtatgtctgcgcgtggtctgcttGGTGAAGACAAAAGAGGTCCTGAAGCTCTTTtaacaaaaaacaaacaacaccttataAGCTGAGTTATATCCTCTGTAGTCATAATCTCTTTTAACCAAACACCCAATATTGTCTATTACTCTGTTTGGTTTTTCATTCAATTTAAAGAATATCTTAAATGTGATAATTATCAATTTCTATTTATTGTAAAAAGTAACAAACTAATAATTTGTGAATGTGTATATAATATCATCAATCATAATAATTAATCATAACAAGCAACAAACAGACAATTCAAATGAAAAACCGAGAAAAACCCTAAACATATGTGTTTGCGTGACCAGATCCTACGAATAATTCCAAATTCGATCTGCTCAGATTTGAAACTTCCTTTTGCAAATAATCAATCGAACACTGTCGGTAACTGCTGCAATTGCAGCGCCACGTGGTGGTGGAGGTGAAATCAGAATCGTTGTCAAGGGTTTGAGAAGCAGAATCCCCGTCTAGGGTTCGAGAATGTAGGGGAAAGTAGAATTTGAATTGATAAGAGATTTCATAATACTCAGAATACTTGTTTAGGGTTTTTCCCGATGTGCACCATTAGCTGGGAGGTAGAGAGAGAAGACTGAACTGAAAAAGAGGAGGAAGAATaatatggtggtggtggaggttgtGGTCGGTTGTGAAGGTGGAGGAGGTTGTGGTagttttttagagagagagagccgGTTGAATAAGATGGAGGTAGTTGCAGGttctttatataattttttatttcttttaattgttcaaggTTAATATAGTtatttcacacatagttaactgaaaaatttaacaaaggttaggtcaggggaccaaccgagtttatttttgacaacttttaggaccacgcgtgtaattagtaaaccactaggaccaagtatgaaatttctgcaaaccacagggaccaaccaaacatttaactctaaaaacaattaaaatctatacaaaaattatacaatctacacgggacaaatatgtgtattttaccctacATCAATCGCCAAACAGGTAGGAAAAGTTGTGAGTGAGGTCTATGAGAACGtcagcaagtcatctgaggagtcgagaactgaagctcccaaagatgctgccaagactgttttcagcttcaaacagttcaaggcatgcggaccaaaggaatttaccggagaagatggcccaacaactatgtttcaatggttcgatttcgtcgaagtcactctgcgccaaagcgctGTCCAGAAAATATCCGTACCATAAACgcaactggcgtcttccagtcccgagctctagactggtggacggccgaacgaaacaaatgCGGGAATGATgtagcttatgagctgacttggaagagctgaaagccattatgatggacgagttctgccctccccatgaacgccaaaagctggaggacgagctttggaacattaagcagaaggatggagacaacgctgccctgactgctcgctttaagcagctcagcattatctgtcccgatcaagtcaagacgccagacatggcaatcaagaagtacattcgagctctacccgactgtgttgccgattttattcacgccgcgaagacctcatcgattgaagagacttacttgcttgccgccgaaatcaacgacaaacgagtaaaagctggtttctcggataagccctccaagtctctgcaccaagctaCCGCCGCACCAACCGCTGACTCCACTGCCACCGCA comes from the Helianthus annuus cultivar XRQ/B chromosome 4, HanXRQr2.0-SUNRISE, whole genome shotgun sequence genome and includes:
- the LOC118479224 gene encoding L10-interacting MYB domain-containing protein-like, which produces MGEKQQWSNDHLKCLLETCIEEIHTVGRKGLSLHKDSWNILGKVLKEKFGLDLTQKQMKNAYDNLKAKYVGWVYLKNKTGNIYNPQTNTFSLTNEEWEEFKKGHPKAASLKTVPLPFPELCAELFDGNTATGNCIIDIVCFSFMF
- the LOC110935045 gene encoding uncharacterized protein LOC110935045, which encodes MDYNKKLLLVILMYLYVRFFWKRGLKRMRDNDSRMTGHKYTLELLTGNPKQCIDLLRMSRESFVRLCAHFRVNYSLEDSKHVSVEEKMAMFLMIIGHNQRYVVIKRRFQHSKQTIHKYFYEVLDKMMLFAKEMIVPTSFNPNPNVPGHNKRLRRVFKGAVGALDGTLIHAVVPTSKQDLYRGRGKGDCYQNVLAICDFNMIFTFVVAGWEGVAHDARILSEALSDPDAPFPFPPQDKYYLCDAAYAHIRGFMAPYRNVRYWLGDFRRRRALTNKEKFNHAHARLRNVIERAFGVLKARFRILKRMAPFPLVTQRNITIACFALHNFIRKEGLSDELFTE